In Labrus mixtus chromosome 3, fLabMix1.1, whole genome shotgun sequence, a single window of DNA contains:
- the LOC132971993 gene encoding ribose-5-phosphate isomerase-like, translating into MYPWRLAAAVCSRKHVSVFSRSFNMAEEAKKLAAYAAVDNHVQNNQVVGVGSGSTIVYAVDRLAERVREEKLNIVCVPTSFQARQQILQHGLTLSDLDRHPELDVAIDGADEVDADLTLIKGGGGCLTQEKIVAGCAKHFVVIADYRKNSKDLGQQWKKGVPIEVIPMAYVPVSRIIAKRFGGEASLRMAVSKAMSGSFDLP; encoded by the exons atgtaccCCTGGAGGCTGGCGGCAGCTGTCTGCAGCCGCAAACACGTGTCGGTCTTCAGCCGCTCCTTCAACATGGCAGAGGAGGCGAAGAAACTGGCTGCTTACGCCGCTGTGGACAACCACGTCCAG aaTAACCAGGTGGTCGGCGTGGGCAGCGGATCGACCATCGTCTATGCCGTGGACAGATTAG ctgaACGAGTCCGAGAGGAGAAACTCAACATCGTGTGTGTGCCAACTTCCTTCCAG GCTCGTCAGCAGATTCTGCAGCACGGCCTCACTCTGTCGGATCTGGACAGACACCCTGAG CTGGATGTGGCGATCGACGGGGCCGATGAAGTGGACGCAGATCTCACGCTGATAAAAGGCGGAGG CGGCTGCCTGACTCAGGAGAAGATCGTCGCCGGCTGTGCTAAACATTTTGTCGTCATCGCCGACTACAG GAAGAACTCCAAGGACCTGGGACAGCAGTGGAAGAAGGGCGTTCCCATCGAGGTGATCCCCATGGCGTACGTTCCCGTGTCCCGGATCATCGCCAAACGCTTCGGAGGCGAGGCCAGCTTACGGATGGCCGTCAGTAAAGCGATGAGTGGAAGCTTTGATTTACC GTAG